The genomic DNA GTGGCTGTCGGTCTGACAGAGCAGGGTTTCGGCGGCGCCGACGCGCAGGTGGTAGAGGATAGTTGCGCCGGTGAACTGGCGGCGGGTGACGGGCAGGGCCAGATGCGCGCGCTCGTCGGCGATCACATCCTCTGGCCGTAACAGGACATCGACGTTGCTGCCGGGGGTCAGGGCCGTATTGCTGCGCCCGGTGAGTTCGCCAAGGCTGGTTCTGACCGTGTTTTCATCCATCACTTCCCCACGTAGAAAGGAGCCATACCCGGCGAACTCAGCCACGAAGCGGTTGGCGGGGGCGTGGTAGATGTTGTACGGCGTGTCCCATTGTTCCAGCTGGCCCTGGTGCATCACGCCCACCCGATCCGCAAGCGCAAAGGCTTCTTCCTGATCGTGGGTAACCAGCAGGGCAGTGACGCTTTCCTGGCGGAGAATATCGCCCAGCTCCCGGGCCAGGGCACGGCGCAAGTCCAGGTCCAGACTGGCAAAAGGTTCATCCAGCAAGAGCAAGGCGGGGCGGGGTGCCAGTGCCCGCGCCAGTGCGACCCGCTGTTGCTGGCCCCCGGACAGCTCATGGGGATAGCGGTCTTCCATGCCGGCCAGGCGGACCCGGTCCAGGCATTCGCTGACGCGCAGACGTTGTTGCT from Alcanivorax sp. includes the following:
- a CDS encoding ABC transporter ATP-binding protein; protein product: MKESLLQLENLTCGYHQQAVVKDLSLELAAGEIACLLGPSGCGKTTTLRAIAGLEPITGGSIHIQGRQVSSRSRQLPPEKRGLGMVFQEHALFPHLTVADNVAFGLRKQPREQQRLRVSECLDRVRLAGMEDRYPHELSGGQQQRVALARALAPRPALLLLDEPFASLDLDLRRALARELGDILRQESVTALLVTHDQEEAFALADRVGVMHQGQLEQWDTPYNIYHAPANRFVAEFAGYGSFLRGEVMDENTVRTSLGELTGRSNTALTPGSNVDVLLRPEDVIADERAHLALPVTRRQFTGATILYHLRVGAAETLLCQTDSHTNVVEGDALHVRLGTKHLVAFTVSEQ